Proteins from one Fragaria vesca subsp. vesca linkage group LG6, FraVesHawaii_1.0, whole genome shotgun sequence genomic window:
- the LOC101292624 gene encoding uncharacterized protein LOC101292624 translates to MVEAVTSCQPLFVLGSGMRFRPEKLKVKLKKDNRCHYAKAVLNSKQQPKKDHKKPLTVNLSTTIDAHLYESPEVSFDQYMEDQQRVVKAIFPGIKDQQLKKKEWRIQMPTMQFLFLSIYFAFYIKLRYKSVGKDYPPHVPHHIPKIIELELTRWELGGISEEYLPRDLSVSLKGTIYPDREQGTQSRLRSHFDMNLSFIPSPLLGWLPQSVMQGLIEALVKKAMVDSTSNARLLEDYNEFKAEKLKKV, encoded by the exons ATGGTCGAGGCAGTTACTTCATGCCAACCCTTGTTCGTTCTTGGTAGTGGTATGCGCTTTCGGCCAGAAAAATTGAAGGTGAAGCTGAAGAAGGACAACCGTTGCCATTATGCGAAAGCGGTATTGAATTCCAAACAGCAGCCGAAAAAGGATCATAAGAAGCCTCTAACTGTGAACCTCAGTACCACTATTGATGCACATCTGTATGAGTCTCCTGAG GTTTCATTTGATCAATATATGGAGGATCAACAAAGGGTTGTTAAAGCTATTTTTCCAGGCATAAAAGATCAGCAACTTAAAAAG AAAGAGTGGAGGATTCAAATGCCAACCATGCAATTCTTGTTCCTGTCTATCTACTTTGCATTCTACATCAAGTTAAGATACAAATCCGTGGGAAAAGACTACCCTCCTCATGTTCCTCATCACATTCCCAAGATCATTGAGCTTGAACTT ACAAGATGGGAACTTGGGGGGATATCTGAGGAGTACCTGCCACGTGACTTAAGCGTCTCCCTCAAAGGAACCATATATCCTGATAGAGAGCAAGGAACACAAAGCAGGCTTAGAAGCCACTTTGACATGAACTTGAGCTTCATTCCATCACCTCTACTTGGTTGGCTTCCTCAGAGTGTTATGCAGGGCCTAATAGAAGCG CTGGTTAAGAAAGCCATGGTGGATTCGACATCAAATGCCAGATTGCTTGAAGACTATAACGAATTCAAGGCGGAGAAACTCAAGAAAGTTTAG
- the LOC101291747 gene encoding putative disease resistance protein RGA3-like, protein MAAEFVLTFAAEGILTKVSSLAAQELALASGFKAELEKLGESVSSIQDFLRGAAERPDDQGKAVEKWVKKLKQVAEDADDILDDFNYELLRRKVELHNHMKRKVLNFLSASNPLLFRLKMAHKIKKINNSLAVLKSQAAFINLVAKKGYSRQRRDRLQTDSFFEDGEKVVGREDAVTKIVTTLISSDNQQKNLSVMAIVGMAGLGKTTLAKSVYNEPAICTHFDKRIWVCVSNTFEVDTILSQLVDTVVPEKAGMKCQNAILEVLRKELTGNRYVLVLDDVWNKEKEKWDSLMSCLSKLNSNPGSCIIVTTRSTDVSTIAETLPRPELRNLSEEECWSIIKQRALNLDENGSIDAELERIGREIAEKCGGVPLVAKVLGSLLRSRASTVAEWSSILDNRLWELPEGEDRIMKVLKLSFDNLEPSPLKQCFAYCSMLRKDFEIERDNLIQLWMAQGLLQTSTVENHHEMEETGKEYFNILLNNSLIQEVIEGGTITKYTMHDLVHDLAEKVSESERLTQELNDDVRHVARSRPPSTLENMSEVTVGRLRSLFSNDQVPEIIFSKFKAMRVLSLDTAVMKELPNSFCKLKHLRYLDLSDTGITALPKSIGKLYNLQTLRMLRNWHLNKLPREMQNLINLRHLVLIDFCKCGELPILGHLPFLRDVEIRGMHNLKRFGSEIYGYDLVYEATREKETIVLFPALKTLSIRGCDELIEWMEAPTTTTTKVEVFPCLEKLKVEYCPSIGFIPIPHGMASLRELRVGSCDALSSIGQLDHCTSLQELKIYSCNALSSIGQLDHCTSLQELEINSCNALSSIGQLDHCTSLQELEIKWCNALSSIGQLDHCTSLQELWIDSCDALSSIGLTSSQGLPSLRELIIQRCDGLSALPSGIENCTSLELLCVFECNGLQSLPDFRSFTSLRDLQLGSFWEDLDSFPDFQVPSQQLVSLELYGWPKLKSLPQQVQHLTSLTRLDISSFKGVETLPEWLGNLASLMDLRISNCENLKYLPSLEAMQRLTKLQCLEVIGCPLLEERCTKDSGEEWPKISHIPCIEIDY, encoded by the exons ATGGCAGCTGAATTTGTGCTCACTTTCGCTGCTGAGGGGATTCTGACCAAGGTGTCTTCACTTGCCGCTCAAGAACTCGCTCTTGCATCGGGGTTCAAGGCCGAACTGGAGAAGCTCGGAGAGTCCGTATCCAGCATTCAAGATTTCTTACGCGGCGCTGCGGAGAGACCAGATGATCAGGGCAAGGCAGTAGAGAAATGGGTCAAGAAACTTAAACAGGTAGCTGAAGATGCAGATGATATTTTGGATGATTTCAACTATGAACTTCTCCGGCGCAAAGTGGAGCTGCATAACCACATGAAGAGAAAGGTACTCAACTTCCTTTCTGCCTCCAATCCTCTTTTGTTTCGTCTCAAAATGGCGCATAAGATTAAGAAGATCAATAACTCCTTGGCGGTGCTCAAGAGTCAGGCAGCTTTCATCAACTTGGTTGCCAAAAAAGGATATTCAAGGCAACGACGGGATCGATTGCAAACTGATTCATTTTTTGAGGATGGTGAAAAAGTTGTTGGAAGGGAAGACGCTGTGACAAAGATAGTTACGACGTTGATCAGCTCCGACAATCAGCAGAAGAATCTTTCAGTTATGGCCATTGTGGGAATGGCTGGACTGGGGAAGACGACTCTGGCTAAATCAGTGTACAATGAACCTGCCATATGTACACACTTCGATAAAAGAATATGGGTGTGTGTGTCTAACACTTTTGAAGTGGATACGATTTTAAGTCAGCTGGTAGACACTGTAGTACCTGAAAAGGCTGGAATGAAATGCCAAAATGCAATTCTTGAAGTTCTGAGAAAGGAGCTAACAGGGAATAGATATGTTCTGGTGCTCGATGATGTTTGGAATAAAGAGAAGGAAAAGTGGGATAGCTTGATGAGTTGTTTGTCAAAGCTGAATTCTAATCCCGGAAGCTGCATTATCGTCACCACCCGTAGCACCGATGTGTCAACTATTGCTGAAACACTCCCCAGACCTGAGTTGAGAAATCTATCAGAGGAGGAATGTTGGTCCATTATAAAGCAAAGAGCTTTAAATTTAGACGAAAATGGTTCAATTGATGCAGAACTAGAAAGAATTGGGAGGGAGATTGCTGAGAAGTGTGGAGGGGTACCCTTGGTTGCAAAG GTTTTGGGAAGCCTACTGCGCTCAAGAGCTAGTACAGTTGCTGAATGGTCGTCAATTCTAGACAATAGATTATGGGAACTACCTGAAGGGGAGGACAGGATCATGAAGGTATTGAAGTTGAGTTTTGATAATCTGGAGCCATCGCCATTGAAACAATGTTTTGCATATTGCTCAATGTTGAGAAAAGATTTCGAAATTGAAAGAGATAATTTGATCCAGCTTTGGATGGCTCAAGGATTACTCCAGACTTCAACTGTCGAAAATCATCATGAGATGGAGGAAACTGGCAAAGAATATTTTAACATTCTACTAAACAATTCCTTAATTCAAGAGGTAATTGAAGGAGGCACTATTACGAAGTACACAATGCACGATCTTGTGCATGATCTTGCAGAAAAAGTGTCTGAAAGTGAGCGCTTGACACAGGAGTTGAATGATGATGTTCGACATGTTGCACGTAGTCGACCTCCTTCAACACTAGAAAACATGTCAGAAGTAACTGTTGGGAGATTGCGCTCACTATTTTCAAATGACCAGGTCCCAGAGATCATTTTCTCCAAGTTCAAAGCAATGCGGGTCTTAAGTTTAGATACAGCAGTTATGAAAGAGTTGCCAAATTCATTTTGCAAGCTGAAGCACTTGAGATATCTAGACCTCTCAGATACAGGAATCACAGCACTTCCCAAGTCAATTGGCAAGCTCTATAACCTTCAAACATTGCGAATGCTGCGGAATTGGCATCTGAACAAGCTTCCAAGGGAGATGCAAAACTTGATCAACTTGAGGCATCTCGTCCTAATTGACTTTTGCAAATGTGGAGAACTCCCGATACTAGGCCATCTACCGTTCCTTAGAGATGTGGAGATACGTGGTATGCATAACCTAAAACGCTTTGGAAGTGAAATTTATGGTTATGACCTTGTTTACGAGGCTACGCGAGAGAAGGAGACGATAGTCTTATTTCCAGCACTAAAAACATTAAGCATTAGGGGGTGCGATGAGCTAATTGAATGGATGGAAGCACCCACAACGACGACGACAAAAGTAGAGGTGTTCCCTTGCTTGGAGAAGTTGAAGGTCGAATATTGTCCAAGTATTGGGTTCATTCCAATTCCCCACGGCATGGCATCCCTCCGCGAACTGCGGGTTGGCAGCTGTGATGCATTATCTAGTATTGGCCAACTCGATCATTGCACCTCTCTACAGGAATTGAAGATTTACAGCTGTAATGCATTATCTAGTATTGGCCAACTCGATCATTGCACCTCTCTACAGGAATTAGAGATTAACAGCTGTAATGCATTATCTAGTATTGGCCAACTCGATCATTGCACCTCTCTACAGGAATTGGAGATTAAATGGTGTAATGCATTATCTAGTATTGGCCAACTCGATCATTGCACCTCTCTACAGGAACTGTGGATTGACAGCTGTGATGCATTATCTAGTATTGGCCTAACATCCTCACAGGGCCTTCCATCTCTCCGGGAATTGATTATTCAACGCTGTGATGGATTATCAGCCCTACCGAGCGGGATTGAAAACTGCACCTCTCTTGAGCTACTATGTGTATTCGAATGCAACGGTCTACAATCTCTTCCAGATTTCCGCAGTTTCACATCCCTCCGTGACTTGCAGTTAGGTTCTTTCTGGGAGGACCTCGACTCTTTCCCTGATTTTCAAGTTCCATCCCAACAACTTGTCTCATTAGAGTTGTACGGGTGGCCTAAGCTCAAGTCTCTTCCTCAACAAGTTCAACACTTGACTTCGCTTACGAGGTTGGATATAAGTTCTTTCAAAGGAGTGGAGACTTTACCAGAGTGGCTGGGCAACCTTGCATCTCTCATGGACCTGAGAATTTCGAATTGTGAGAATCTCAAGTATCTACCTTCTCTCGAAGCAATGCAACGCCTCACCAAATTACAGTGTCTAGAAGTTATTGGTTGTCCACTTCTAGAGGAAAGATGCACCAAGGACAGCGGCGAAGAATGGCCCAAGATTTCTCACATTCCATGTATCGAAA TTGATTATTGA
- the LOC101292334 gene encoding uncharacterized protein LOC101292334: MVEAIAIRQHLLFLDRGMHFSSENLKLMLKKKQQERHCHYVKALSNLKQQPEKDYQKKPLTLHHSISTGAPLYESSKASFDQYMVDEQRVFKALFPGIKGSKKLNKKEWRIQMPTMQFLFMSVCLVIYINFRYKSKGKDYPPHVPHHISNVIELEATRWELEGLPDKYRPRDFSISVKGTIYPDRQQGKQSRLRTQLDVIVSFIVSPLPGWVPHSVMHSLTESLVKTVMADSTSNGRLLEDYDEFKTKNVV, translated from the exons ATGGTTGAGGCAATTGCGATACGCCAACACTTGCTCTTTCTTGATAGAGGTATGCATTTTTCCTCGGAAAACCTGAAGCTGATGCTGAAGAAGAAGCAGCAAGAAAGGCATTGCCATTATGTAAAGGCGCTATCCAACTTGAAGCAGCAGCCGGAGAAGGATTACCAGAAGAAGCCTTTAACCTTGCACCACAGTATCAGTACTGGTGCCCCACTTTATGAGTCCTCCAAG GCTTCATTTGATCAATATATGGTGGATGAACAAAGGGTTTTTAAAGCCCTTTTTCCAGGCATAAAGGGAAGCAAAAAACTTAACAAG AAAGAGTGGAGGATTCAAATGCCAACCATGCAGTTCTTGTTCATGTCTGTCTGCCTTGTAATATACATCAATTTTAGATACAAATCCAAAGGAAAAGACTACCCTCCTCATGTTCCTCATCACATCTCCAATGTCATTGAGCTTGAAGCT ACAAGGTGGGAACTTGAGGGCCTTCCCGATAAGTACCGGCCGCGTGACTTTAGCATATCTGTTAAAGGAACCATATATCCTGATAGACAGCAAGGAAAACAAAGCAGGCTTAGAACACAGCTTGACGTAATCGTAAGCTTCATTGTTTCACCTCTGCCTGGTTGGGTTCCACACAGTGTTATGCATAGCCTTACAGAATCG CTGGTGAAGACAGTTATGGCGGATTCGACATCCAATGGCAGATTGCTTGAAGACTATGATGAATTCAAAACGAAGAATGTTGTTTAG